One Mycolicibacterium sarraceniae genomic window carries:
- a CDS encoding acyl-CoA dehydrogenase family protein has protein sequence MDFNLNKEQKLLRDGLGKFLATRYDLEKSRTAAKLGAGWQPDIWRSLADELGILGAAFPESVGGIGGGPVEIMVIAEELGRALAIEPFIDTVVVAGGLLQRADHPAAAALLEAIAEGSAIVVLASTEADSGVSTRAVRDGSQWLITGEKIVVAAAPLATHLLITARTSDEDRGVSLFLAEFDPAAPPAGIEAHSYRTIDDRRAADLTISQLRLPAEALLVEDATSSLAQARDEGAAAVCAEAVGAMRKVLSDTVEYCKQRQQFGQPIGNFQVLQHRMVDMYMEVEQAVAAVYLAVLNLGAEPHARARAVSAAKATIGRAARFLGQNAVQLHGGMGMTEELAIGHYFKRLTALQYEFGSTDQHRTRYATLTRP, from the coding sequence ATGGACTTCAACCTGAACAAAGAACAAAAGCTCCTGCGCGACGGCCTCGGCAAGTTTCTGGCCACCCGCTACGACCTGGAGAAGAGCCGCACGGCAGCCAAGCTCGGTGCGGGATGGCAGCCCGATATCTGGCGCAGCCTGGCCGACGAGCTCGGCATCCTCGGTGCCGCCTTCCCGGAGTCGGTCGGCGGAATCGGCGGTGGCCCTGTCGAAATCATGGTGATCGCCGAAGAGCTGGGCCGCGCACTGGCGATCGAACCGTTCATCGACACCGTCGTGGTGGCCGGCGGCCTGCTCCAGCGGGCCGACCACCCGGCCGCCGCCGCGCTGCTGGAGGCTATCGCCGAGGGCAGCGCCATCGTCGTCTTGGCGAGCACCGAAGCTGACAGCGGCGTCTCGACACGAGCGGTCCGCGACGGCTCCCAGTGGCTGATTACCGGTGAGAAGATCGTCGTCGCCGCCGCGCCGTTGGCCACCCACCTGCTCATCACCGCGCGGACATCCGATGAGGACCGGGGGGTTTCGCTGTTCCTCGCCGAGTTCGACCCGGCGGCACCACCGGCGGGCATCGAGGCGCACAGCTACCGCACCATCGACGATCGCCGCGCGGCCGACCTCACGATCAGTCAGCTGCGCCTGCCCGCCGAGGCGCTGCTCGTCGAGGACGCGACGTCGTCACTGGCGCAGGCCCGCGACGAGGGCGCAGCCGCGGTGTGTGCCGAAGCGGTGGGCGCGATGCGAAAGGTGCTGTCCGACACCGTCGAATACTGCAAACAGCGCCAGCAATTCGGTCAGCCGATCGGCAACTTCCAGGTGCTGCAGCATCGTATGGTCGACATGTACATGGAGGTCGAGCAGGCGGTCGCCGCGGTCTATCTCGCGGTGCTCAACCTCGGCGCCGAGCCGCACGCCCGGGCCCGAGCGGTCTCGGCGGCCAAGGCGACCATCGGACGAGCCGCCCGGTTCCTGGGCCAGAACGCGGTCCAATTGCACGGCGGCATGGGCATGACCGAGGAACTGGCCATCGGCCACTACTTCAAGCGGCTCACCGCGCTGCAGTACGAGTTCGGTTCCACCGACCAGCACCGCACCCGGTACGCGACACTGACTCGCCCCTAG
- a CDS encoding SDR family oxidoreductase: MSRVSIITGGAGGMGRATAKIVGQDRTVVLCDVRQDRLDAATAALSDLGIAATAVNCDVTDRDAVTRLFETAAGLGPIASVIHTAGVSPSMGDAEYVNTTNALGTLNVNEVFFASAADGAVIVNVASMASHMLPEELIPTASFDLAFTDEKQFLADLLTACDIAGEEMRSGLAYSISKTFVRWYSSSQAERFNGKGLRIVSVSPGSVDTAMGLLEADAGAGAMVANAAVPRWGKAEEMAELFAFCASDRAGYLTGTDILNDGGVIASMRERARQAENA, translated from the coding sequence ATGAGTCGCGTTTCGATAATCACCGGTGGAGCTGGTGGCATGGGGCGGGCCACCGCGAAGATCGTCGGCCAAGACCGCACGGTGGTGCTCTGCGACGTCAGGCAGGACCGTTTGGATGCGGCGACCGCTGCGCTGAGCGATCTGGGGATCGCCGCCACCGCGGTCAACTGCGATGTCACCGACCGTGATGCCGTCACCCGGCTGTTTGAGACGGCTGCCGGCCTCGGGCCGATCGCCTCGGTGATACACACCGCTGGAGTCAGCCCGAGTATGGGTGATGCCGAGTACGTCAACACCACCAATGCGCTCGGCACCCTCAATGTCAACGAGGTGTTCTTCGCTTCGGCCGCAGACGGCGCCGTGATCGTCAACGTGGCATCGATGGCGTCGCACATGCTGCCCGAAGAGCTGATCCCGACAGCGTCTTTCGATCTCGCTTTCACCGACGAGAAGCAATTCCTCGCCGACTTGCTGACAGCATGCGATATCGCGGGGGAGGAGATGCGCTCCGGGCTGGCCTACAGCATCAGCAAAACCTTCGTCCGGTGGTACAGCTCGTCACAGGCTGAACGCTTCAATGGCAAAGGCCTGCGCATCGTCTCGGTCTCACCAGGATCGGTCGACACCGCGATGGGTCTGTTGGAAGCCGACGCCGGCGCCGGTGCGATGGTCGCCAACGCGGCGGTACCGCGCTGGGGTAAGGCCGAGGAAATGGCCGAGCTGTTCGCCTTCTGCGCCAGTGACCGCGCCGGCTATCTCACCGGAACCGACATCCTCAACGACGGCGGCGTGATCGCCTCGATGCGCGAACGTGCCCGCCAAGCCGAAAATGCCTAG
- a CDS encoding SOUL family heme-binding protein: protein MLKTITTAVVQIAEGLGAIVGIRAGTEEPAFTVEREVDGVQIRRYGPRVAAETTIGADEESARNQGFRVLAGYIFGANSRKDTIAMTAPVAQQPSEKIAMTAPVATRRTSSGEWVIRFFMPSKYTLETLPTPNDDRVRLVTVPSETVAVLRFTGNIGPDSVATHTDQLVKTLYRNDIETKGDPLAWFYDPPWTLPCRRRNEVVIGLDDDQFTLGKGS, encoded by the coding sequence ATGCTGAAGACGATCACCACTGCGGTGGTGCAGATCGCGGAGGGCCTGGGCGCCATCGTGGGCATCCGGGCTGGTACCGAGGAGCCCGCGTTCACGGTGGAGCGTGAGGTCGACGGGGTTCAGATTCGCCGCTATGGGCCGCGCGTCGCCGCCGAGACGACTATCGGCGCCGACGAGGAGTCGGCGCGCAATCAAGGGTTCAGAGTGCTCGCTGGCTACATATTCGGCGCGAACTCCAGAAAGGACACGATCGCGATGACCGCGCCGGTGGCCCAACAGCCGAGCGAGAAGATCGCGATGACCGCGCCGGTCGCAACCCGACGGACATCCTCAGGTGAATGGGTCATCCGGTTCTTCATGCCGTCGAAGTACACGCTGGAAACCCTGCCCACCCCGAACGACGACCGCGTCCGTCTTGTGACGGTTCCCTCAGAAACCGTTGCGGTGTTGCGATTCACCGGCAACATCGGGCCCGACTCGGTCGCGACACACACCGATCAACTCGTGAAAACCTTGTATCGCAACGACATCGAGACCAAGGGCGATCCGCTCGCCTGGTTCTATGACCCGCCGTGGACGCTGCCGTGCCGGCGCCGCAACGAAGTCGTGATAGGCCTCGACGACGACCAATTCACCCTCGGCAAGGGCTCATAG
- a CDS encoding dopamine receptor D4 yields the protein MSPPVPTSTWARRACLGLGALGVATAVLSAPAAWADPADPAVPIPAPTDTTSTAVAPAPVQHLSSPDNLPPGTSADSPAPQSRLNYWRDLLHAMRTQDVSGSDALLLLTQRPLDANAVPPPGMAAGPSGPIGTSAVAPGVDASAPAPG from the coding sequence ATGAGCCCACCCGTCCCTACCAGCACGTGGGCGCGACGCGCCTGCCTAGGACTCGGCGCATTGGGCGTCGCAACGGCAGTTCTGTCGGCACCCGCGGCGTGGGCCGATCCCGCCGATCCGGCGGTGCCGATCCCGGCGCCCACCGACACCACCTCGACGGCTGTCGCGCCGGCGCCGGTCCAGCACTTGTCCAGCCCGGACAACCTGCCCCCTGGCACCTCGGCGGACTCTCCGGCGCCGCAGAGCCGGCTGAACTACTGGCGCGACCTGCTGCACGCCATGCGCACCCAGGATGTGTCGGGCAGCGACGCGCTGCTGTTGCTGACCCAGCGACCGCTTGACGCGAATGCCGTACCACCCCCGGGTATGGCGGCGGGCCCGTCGGGACCGATTGGCACGTCCGCGGTTGCCCCCGGGGTCGATGCGAGCGCGCCGGCGCCGGGTTAA
- a CDS encoding PAS and ANTAR domain-containing protein yields the protein MSPEEDSVGSDGEQVTVRPEQVGWFRFFFDDERWEWSPEVQAMHGYEPGTVSPTTELVLSHKHSDDYQQVATTLHDARRHRQSFSTRHRIIDTAGRIHHVIVVADNLQDESGVVIGTHGFYVDVSPAEHDQQKQLSAAIAEITENRATIEQAKGMLMVVYGIDSSAAFDLLRWRSQETNIKLRLLAERVVADFLGLSQVQTSPSRSAYDNLLLTADQRIVSQHESEPQ from the coding sequence ATGAGTCCGGAAGAGGATTCGGTGGGAAGTGACGGTGAGCAGGTGACCGTCCGTCCAGAACAGGTGGGGTGGTTTCGGTTCTTCTTCGACGACGAACGCTGGGAATGGTCGCCTGAGGTCCAGGCCATGCACGGCTATGAACCCGGCACGGTTTCACCCACCACCGAGTTGGTGCTGTCGCACAAACATTCTGACGACTACCAGCAGGTCGCGACCACGCTGCACGATGCGCGCCGTCACCGTCAGTCGTTCAGTACGAGGCATCGCATCATTGACACTGCCGGCCGAATTCATCACGTGATCGTGGTGGCGGACAATTTGCAGGATGAGTCCGGCGTAGTGATCGGCACTCACGGCTTCTACGTCGATGTCAGCCCCGCCGAACACGATCAGCAGAAACAGCTCAGCGCGGCGATCGCCGAGATCACCGAGAACCGGGCGACGATCGAACAGGCCAAAGGCATGTTGATGGTGGTCTACGGCATCGATTCGTCGGCGGCCTTCGACCTGTTGCGGTGGCGTTCCCAGGAGACCAACATCAAGCTCCGGCTGCTGGCTGAGCGGGTAGTCGCCGACTTCCTGGGCCTGTCTCAGGTCCAGACATCGCCATCGCGGTCGGCCTATGACAACTTGCTGCTGACCGCCGACCAGCGCATCGTTAGCCAGCATGAGTCCGAGCCGCAGTGA
- a CDS encoding M15 family metallopeptidase → MSPSRSDLRVLLAAATLCAAVAVAAPAAAAPGDVPPVSPRAAAAGFVDVRTVVPDAVIDLRYATPHNFVGVPLYPADARCLVHESMAPGLAKAADELRAQGDALVFWDCYRPHDVQVRMFQAVPNPAWVAKPGPYARSHEAGRSVDVTVAERGQLVDMGTDFDDFSGSAQAYATDGVTAAAQANRARLRTAMADGGLTVYSGEWWHFDGPGAGVQRPILDVPID, encoded by the coding sequence ATGAGTCCGAGCCGCAGTGATCTGAGAGTTCTGCTTGCCGCGGCGACACTCTGCGCCGCGGTAGCGGTGGCGGCGCCTGCCGCGGCCGCGCCCGGCGATGTTCCGCCGGTCAGCCCGCGCGCCGCCGCAGCCGGCTTCGTCGATGTGCGCACCGTGGTTCCCGACGCGGTCATCGACCTGCGCTACGCGACACCACACAATTTCGTCGGAGTGCCGCTGTATCCCGCCGATGCCCGCTGCCTGGTACACGAGTCGATGGCACCGGGACTGGCGAAGGCTGCCGACGAACTGCGGGCTCAGGGCGACGCGCTGGTGTTCTGGGATTGCTATCGCCCGCACGATGTCCAGGTACGAATGTTTCAGGCGGTGCCCAATCCGGCGTGGGTGGCCAAGCCCGGGCCCTACGCGCGCAGCCACGAAGCAGGGCGTTCGGTCGATGTGACCGTCGCCGAGCGTGGTCAATTGGTCGATATGGGAACCGATTTCGATGACTTCTCGGGCAGCGCCCAGGCGTACGCCACCGACGGAGTCACCGCGGCCGCCCAAGCCAACCGCGCCAGGCTGCGCACCGCGATGGCCGACGGCGGGTTGACAGTCTATTCCGGGGAATGGTGGCACTTCGACGGACCCGGCGCCGGTGTCCAGCGGCCGATCCTCGACGTCCCTATCGACTGA
- a CDS encoding alpha/beta fold hydrolase — translation MSRVSFVDVDGRRTRVRVDGDSGNPPLLLVHGIGRSMEDWAPQYERLGQSYRTICLDVPGFGYSERTRQAITLPALAGGVADTLDTLGETRPVHVVGNSLGGAIAQQLLADQPERIASLALINSAGFGSDVTLLLRMLTMPVLGALSTRRPTRMSAVLFERSIHANKAVATKERIDHALAVGSQPGTGAALRETALDLGTPRGVKPQWRRDLAAAVARSPRPTFIMWGSEDRILPAHHIDEAMRVYPHAEVHLLNGVGHMPQIECPRRFADLLLPFLARASA, via the coding sequence ATGAGTCGGGTATCCTTTGTCGACGTAGACGGTCGCCGCACCCGGGTCCGCGTCGACGGCGATTCGGGCAACCCGCCACTGCTGCTCGTGCACGGGATCGGCCGCAGCATGGAGGACTGGGCGCCACAGTACGAACGGCTGGGGCAGTCTTACCGGACCATCTGCCTGGACGTGCCCGGCTTCGGTTACTCCGAACGCACCAGGCAGGCAATCACATTGCCGGCGCTGGCGGGTGGCGTCGCGGACACTCTCGACACGCTCGGGGAGACCAGACCAGTCCACGTGGTGGGCAACTCGCTCGGCGGGGCGATCGCCCAGCAACTGCTGGCCGACCAACCGGAGCGGATCGCCAGCCTGGCGCTGATCAACAGCGCCGGTTTCGGCAGTGATGTCACGCTGCTGCTGCGGATGCTCACGATGCCGGTGCTCGGCGCTCTGAGCACCCGACGGCCCACCCGGATGAGCGCGGTGCTGTTCGAACGTTCGATCCACGCCAACAAGGCAGTGGCTACCAAGGAACGCATCGACCATGCTCTCGCCGTCGGTTCGCAGCCCGGAACCGGTGCCGCCCTGCGGGAGACGGCCCTGGATCTCGGCACACCGCGCGGGGTGAAACCGCAGTGGCGGCGTGACCTCGCCGCCGCTGTCGCACGATCACCCCGGCCGACGTTCATCATGTGGGGATCCGAGGACCGAATCCTGCCCGCTCACCACATCGACGAGGCAATGCGGGTGTATCCGCATGCTGAGGTGCATCTACTGAACGGGGTCGGCCACATGCCGCAGATTGAATGCCCACGGCGGTTCGCTGATCTGCTGCTGCCGTTCCTGGCTCGCGCCAGCGCGTGA
- a CDS encoding flavin-containing monooxygenase, with the protein MTVNSLNQARPTQPLRGHVDVLIVGAGISGLGMGHYLAAGQPGKTFAIVDSREAIGGTWDLFRYPGIRSDSDLHTFGYEFKPWTSDNAIADAQEILDYLHEVVDEDDLARRIYLQHKVIRADFSSETAQWTVTLDRAGEQFEVTCDWLFGATGYYDYAGGHRPDFEGEEDFSGVIVHPQSWPEDLDYQGKKVVVIGSGATAVTLIPAMADDVEHITMLQRSPSYVMPQPRKDPIANGLRKLLPAKAAYAVTRRFNIGKGRFIYNLCQRHPKLARRIIHTVNVKALPEGFDVDTHFKPTYNPWDQRLCAVPDADLFRSIKRGKASVVTDRIARFTKDGILLESGKTLEADIIVTATGLKLLPLGGIQVTVDGEVKDPSKSLVYKSFMISDIPNLAFAFGYTNSSWTLKVGLVCEHLCRLLGYMDRHGYSTVVPVVDNPMIETRPMLDFAAGYVQRAVDLFPQQGATGPWTVEMDYWADHARLRKGRVDDPALRFGTTVAVEAVSGQSRA; encoded by the coding sequence ATGACCGTGAACTCGCTCAACCAGGCCCGCCCGACACAGCCGCTCCGTGGCCATGTCGACGTGCTGATCGTCGGCGCCGGAATCTCCGGCCTCGGGATGGGTCACTATCTGGCGGCCGGCCAGCCCGGCAAGACCTTCGCGATCGTCGACAGCCGCGAGGCCATCGGCGGCACGTGGGATCTGTTCCGCTACCCCGGCATTCGGTCGGATTCCGACCTGCATACCTTCGGGTACGAGTTCAAGCCGTGGACCAGTGACAACGCGATCGCCGATGCCCAAGAGATCCTTGACTACCTGCATGAGGTCGTCGACGAGGACGACTTGGCCAGGCGGATCTATCTGCAGCACAAAGTGATACGAGCTGATTTCAGCTCAGAAACCGCGCAGTGGACGGTCACGCTGGACCGCGCCGGTGAGCAGTTCGAGGTGACCTGCGACTGGTTGTTCGGGGCGACCGGCTATTACGACTACGCCGGTGGTCACCGTCCCGACTTCGAGGGCGAAGAGGACTTCTCCGGGGTGATCGTGCACCCGCAGTCCTGGCCCGAGGACCTCGACTACCAGGGCAAGAAGGTCGTGGTCATCGGTAGCGGCGCCACCGCGGTGACGTTGATTCCCGCGATGGCCGATGATGTCGAACACATCACCATGCTGCAGCGCTCGCCGTCTTATGTGATGCCACAGCCGCGCAAGGACCCGATTGCGAACGGGTTGCGAAAGCTGCTGCCGGCCAAGGCCGCCTATGCGGTGACACGGCGCTTCAACATCGGCAAGGGTCGGTTCATCTACAACCTGTGCCAGCGCCATCCCAAGCTTGCGCGGCGCATCATCCACACCGTCAACGTCAAGGCGCTGCCCGAGGGCTTCGACGTCGACACCCACTTCAAGCCGACCTACAACCCGTGGGACCAGCGACTGTGTGCGGTTCCTGACGCAGATCTGTTCCGTTCCATCAAGCGCGGCAAGGCCTCGGTGGTCACCGACCGTATCGCCCGCTTCACGAAGGACGGAATCCTCCTAGAGTCCGGCAAGACGCTCGAAGCCGATATCATCGTCACTGCAACGGGTTTGAAACTCCTTCCGCTCGGCGGCATCCAGGTTACCGTCGACGGCGAGGTCAAGGATCCGAGTAAATCGCTTGTCTACAAGAGCTTCATGATCTCCGACATCCCCAACCTGGCGTTCGCCTTCGGCTACACCAACTCGTCGTGGACTCTGAAGGTCGGGCTGGTATGCGAACACCTGTGCCGCCTGCTGGGGTACATGGATCGGCACGGTTACAGCACAGTCGTTCCCGTCGTCGACAACCCGATGATCGAGACGCGTCCGATGCTGGACTTCGCGGCCGGTTACGTCCAGCGCGCCGTCGACCTGTTCCCGCAACAGGGCGCGACCGGACCGTGGACGGTCGAGATGGACTACTGGGCCGACCATGCTCGGCTGCGCAAGGGCCGAGTGGACGATCCCGCGCTGCGGTTCGGCACGACCGTTGCGGTAGAGGCGGTTTCGGGGCAGTCCAGGGCATGA
- a CDS encoding TetR/AcrR family transcriptional regulator — protein sequence MTTASVPRRAPVQARSRQTVARILDAAAAIADEDGVDAVTTRAIADRAGVSYPSLYRFFADRDAILDELMEQHCAEIDARCIAAEQTWPISSIAELLNNELDLHVDYYRKHPGAAGLWMGGRTSPTVTKHVHARMQALAGRLHDILLTGGLIPVDTDPRAMLVGVEMADRMLELSYRDNNDFDEAILGLGRVALIAFGNAMAAGLPA from the coding sequence ATGACCACGGCATCAGTCCCCCGGCGGGCCCCCGTTCAGGCGCGCAGCCGGCAGACCGTGGCCCGCATCCTCGACGCCGCCGCAGCCATCGCCGACGAGGACGGCGTCGATGCGGTCACCACCCGCGCGATCGCCGACCGCGCCGGGGTCTCCTATCCCTCGCTCTACCGGTTCTTCGCCGATCGCGATGCCATCCTGGACGAGCTCATGGAGCAGCACTGCGCCGAGATCGACGCGCGCTGCATCGCCGCCGAGCAGACCTGGCCGATCAGCTCGATCGCCGAGCTGCTCAACAATGAGCTCGACCTGCACGTCGACTACTACCGCAAGCATCCCGGCGCGGCCGGTCTGTGGATGGGCGGGCGCACCTCACCCACCGTCACCAAACATGTCCACGCCCGGATGCAGGCCCTGGCCGGCCGGTTGCACGACATCCTGCTGACCGGCGGGCTGATTCCCGTCGACACCGACCCGCGAGCCATGTTGGTGGGCGTCGAGATGGCCGACCGCATGCTCGAGCTGTCCTACCGGGACAACAATGACTTCGACGAGGCGATCCTTGGCCTCGGCCGGGTCGCGCTGATCGCGTTCGGCAACGCGATGGCCGCTGGCCTTCCAGCCTGA
- a CDS encoding DUF4267 domain-containing protein encodes MSVDKAAVIAGSIRLASGVHFLVDPMGANKLWGEPNDPGPSARLLLRSMGYRDALIGGLLLSAGLRGRNTRGWFLASGGADAADLLGGSSVHSELTRGQQIIGLGGGVVGIGVGLWGATRRRTPAEGVSA; translated from the coding sequence ATGTCGGTCGACAAAGCCGCGGTCATCGCGGGCAGTATCCGGCTGGCCTCAGGCGTCCACTTCCTGGTGGATCCGATGGGCGCCAACAAGCTGTGGGGCGAGCCGAACGATCCCGGCCCGTCGGCGCGGCTGTTGCTGCGGTCGATGGGCTACCGCGACGCGCTGATCGGTGGGTTGTTGCTGTCGGCGGGGCTGCGCGGCCGCAACACCCGGGGCTGGTTCCTGGCCTCCGGCGGCGCAGATGCCGCCGATCTGCTCGGGGGGTCGAGCGTGCACAGCGAGCTGACCCGCGGGCAGCAGATCATCGGGCTCGGCGGTGGGGTCGTGGGCATCGGCGTCGGCCTGTGGGGTGCCACCCGGCGTCGCACGCCCGCCGAAGGGGTATCGGCCTAA
- a CDS encoding DUF732 domain-containing protein — MAYGNGVCDQIDSGVSYGQLVNNIKADFSTSDEFQASYLISQSAQELCPGAIWRLRHSAAGYVPAT, encoded by the coding sequence CTGGCCTACGGCAACGGCGTCTGCGATCAGATCGACTCCGGGGTCAGCTACGGCCAGCTGGTCAACAACATCAAGGCCGACTTCTCCACCAGCGACGAGTTCCAGGCGTCGTATCTGATCAGCCAGTCCGCGCAAGAACTGTGCCCAGGCGCGATCTGGCGACTCCGCCACTCCGCAGCCGGCTACGTCCCGGCCACCTAG
- a CDS encoding CAP domain-containing protein has translation MVTKAIHAAAGAGAATLLAVAGAPAAHADNTRLNNGVVANVYTVQHQAGCATNIKKNPALTQAAEWHANDVLNDRALDGDLGSDGSTPQSRAAAAGFTGKVAQTVAINPALAINNLDVINQWYYDPADFAIMSDCANTAIGVWSVNSLDRSVLVAVYGQPA, from the coding sequence TTGGTAACCAAAGCTATTCATGCCGCTGCTGGCGCTGGCGCGGCGACTCTGCTCGCTGTCGCCGGTGCGCCTGCCGCGCATGCCGACAACACCCGCCTCAACAACGGAGTCGTCGCCAACGTCTACACCGTTCAGCACCAGGCGGGCTGCGCGACGAACATCAAGAAAAACCCGGCCCTGACCCAAGCCGCCGAGTGGCACGCCAACGACGTCCTCAATGACCGGGCCCTGGACGGGGATCTCGGATCCGACGGCTCCACGCCCCAGAGCCGCGCCGCCGCAGCTGGTTTCACGGGGAAGGTCGCCCAGACGGTGGCCATCAACCCCGCCCTGGCCATCAACAATCTCGACGTCATCAACCAGTGGTACTACGACCCAGCTGATTTCGCGATCATGTCGGACTGCGCCAACACCGCGATCGGCGTGTGGTCGGTCAACAGCCTGGACCGCTCGGTCCTGGTGGCGGTCTACGGCCAGCCGGCCTGA
- a CDS encoding zinc-binding dehydrogenase translates to MSTPMDYPVREGHPPQALARGWQQLQVRVGCRGHLPARHERRIPCRRRTDPVTQAAVVVVRRRGRIAGGVGSVMIQLAKALTGVRVIATASRPGSRDWAASMGADVVINHHNLRAEAVAVAPDGVDWLSSPHPAGNVVNCAEILNPFGHVAVVDDPENLNLMPLKDKSIAWHWELMFTKPLYGLAGQQDLIARAARLVDDGLIRSTVSQTIQDFSASGLREAHRAVESGHMVGKIVVHR, encoded by the coding sequence ATGAGCACCCCGATGGATTATCCGGTCCGCGAAGGGCATCCACCGCAGGCCTTGGCGCGCGGCTGGCAGCAGCTGCAGGTCCGTGTGGGCTGCCGGGGACATCTCCCGGCCCGGCACGAACGCCGAATTCCGTGCCGTCGACGAACGGATCCTGTCACGCAAGCCGCGGTCGTTGTCGTTCGCCGACGCGGCCGCATTGCCGGCGGGGTCGGGTCGGTGATGATTCAGCTCGCCAAGGCGCTGACCGGGGTTCGTGTGATCGCGACGGCGAGCCGTCCCGGGTCACGCGACTGGGCGGCCAGCATGGGCGCGGACGTGGTGATCAATCACCACAATCTGCGCGCCGAGGCCGTTGCCGTCGCACCCGACGGTGTTGACTGGCTGTCCTCCCCACACCCGGCTGGCAATGTCGTGAACTGCGCGGAGATACTCAACCCGTTCGGCCACGTCGCCGTGGTCGACGACCCGGAGAACCTGAATCTGATGCCGTTGAAAGACAAGAGCATCGCCTGGCACTGGGAGCTCATGTTCACCAAACCGCTGTACGGGCTTGCGGGCCAACAGGATCTGATCGCGAGGGCCGCCCGGCTGGTTGACGACGGCCTCATCCGCAGCACCGTCAGCCAAACGATCCAGGACTTCAGTGCAAGTGGTCTACGGGAGGCCCATCGAGCGGTCGAATCGGGCCATATGGTGGGCAAGATAGTCGTCCACCGATGA
- a CDS encoding sigma factor-like helix-turn-helix DNA-binding protein, with the protein MSTEMRQTLYWVVVEGMSYRETADIMGVPEGTVMSRMHLSRAGMRRSLGDAA; encoded by the coding sequence TTGTCGACAGAGATGCGCCAGACGCTCTACTGGGTGGTCGTCGAGGGGATGAGCTACCGCGAAACCGCCGACATCATGGGTGTGCCGGAAGGGACTGTGATGTCGCGGATGCATCTCAGCCGGGCCGGCATGCGCCGTTCGCTGGGTGACGCCGCATGA
- a CDS encoding FadR/GntR family transcriptional regulator: MSEPTVQFRRLAEQVADQLRRRILLGELADGSILPKEDELLREFPVSKPSLREAMRILEAEGLLRVRRGKLGGAVVRRPNAANVAYTIGLVLGSQEVSLSDVGGALRQMEPACAALCAQRADRERTVVPALRQLHAEAVDAADDFQSAISASRRYHEALVSYCGNQTMIMLAGALETLWSAHEQSWSTQVSDDSIVPVDERLAVLEEHRQVIDAIEAGDSRRAHDLAAAHLVNAQHYPGSAGTVDPGMVRHWDH; encoded by the coding sequence GTGTCAGAGCCAACCGTGCAATTCCGCCGTCTCGCCGAGCAGGTTGCCGACCAACTGCGACGGCGCATCCTGCTGGGCGAGCTCGCCGACGGCAGCATCCTTCCCAAAGAGGACGAACTGCTGCGCGAGTTCCCGGTCAGCAAGCCGTCACTGCGCGAGGCCATGCGGATCCTGGAAGCCGAAGGCCTGCTGCGGGTGCGGCGCGGCAAGCTCGGCGGCGCCGTGGTCCGTCGGCCCAATGCCGCGAACGTGGCCTACACGATCGGTCTGGTGCTCGGCTCCCAGGAAGTGAGCCTGTCCGACGTTGGCGGCGCACTCCGGCAGATGGAACCGGCGTGCGCGGCCCTGTGCGCACAGCGCGCCGACCGGGAACGCACGGTGGTACCGGCGCTGCGCCAGCTGCATGCCGAGGCCGTCGATGCCGCCGACGATTTTCAGAGCGCGATCTCGGCGAGCCGGCGCTACCACGAAGCCCTGGTGTCCTACTGCGGCAACCAGACCATGATCATGCTGGCCGGCGCACTCGAGACGCTGTGGTCGGCGCACGAACAAAGCTGGTCAACCCAGGTGAGTGACGACAGCATCGTGCCCGTCGACGAGCGGCTGGCGGTCCTGGAGGAACACCGTCAGGTGATCGATGCCATCGAGGCCGGCGATTCACGGCGGGCCCATGACCTTGCCGCGGCCCACCTGGTGAACGCCCAGCACTACCCCGGATCAGCGGGAACGGTGGACCCCGGCATGGTTCGTCACTGGGATCATTGA